ATGCTTAAAGGATCTTCGGGTAGAGAGAAATGATCTAAACCAATTGCCTGATAGCCCGACTTCGTTAATGTATGTCGTGCGTAAGAATATATAGCGAACTTTTCCTCCATCGAAGGCATATCACTTTCTTTCATAGCTTTCTGATGAGGCTTTATCCAAGGAACAGAAGCAAACGAAAACAAGGCTAAGCGATCGGGACGCATCTTTAAGATATCAGCAATTGTTTGTGAGAATGTTACTTTTGTTTGTTTAGGGAGTCCATAAATCAAATCTATATTTATACTCTCGAAACCTAGCTCCCGGAATTTTTCATAAGCATAAAGAGATTCTTCATAACTTTGACGACGTCGTACAGCTTCTTGAACTGCAGCTTGTGTATCTTGAATTCCTAAGCTCACACGATTAAATCCTAGCGACTGGATAAATTCAGCTTTTTCACTATCATTCCTTAAAGAACGCGGATCAAATTCGATGGCAATTTCTTCAACTTCGGAAAGATCAAATAAACGATGGATGTGAAAAAATAACTTCTCGAACAGTGTTCTAGATAATCGGCTCGGAGTTCCTCCTCCGAAATGAATCCGTGAAGTTTTCCGTTTCCCTCCTAAAAGAGTATTAACAAGTTCCATTTCTTTAATAAGAGTAGAGATATAGTCTTCTACAATGTCTTCGCGACGATTGATTACTACAGAGCAGCCGCAATATAGACACATAGACTGGCAGAAAGGAATATGAAAATATAGTGATAAGGGATGGTCATCTTCTTGGAGACGTTCAAAAGCAAGATATGCAGGATTGGCATCGGATGATTTCCATTCCAAAGCTGTTGGATAGCTTGTGTATCTCGGTGCAGGTTGATGGAGACCTTCTAAGAAGTTGAAATTGACGTTAAACATAATACCGCAGCTTGGACGTTTTCTAAGGGAGTTTCAGGAAGAATGCCATGACCTGAATTGAAAATATAGTTAGGTTGATATTTCAAAGTGGTAAGGTATTTTTCAAGATGAGCAAGAAGTTCATCCTGAGGAAGTAGAAATAGTGCGGGATCGATATTTCCTTGTAAAGATCCTGGATGTGCGACTGTTTTATAGATCTTATTAAGATTTACATGGTAGTCGGGGTGTAGTGTATCTGCACCTGTGGAATAGAGATCTAAAAAGTTTTCATCGAAACAACGGCAAAATAAACTTATAGGGGAGGAGACTTGTCGCTTTAATTGAGAGATGAGTTGTGTGTTTGGTGCCGTCACATATTGGGAAAATAATTGTGAGGGTAAACGTAAACTCGAAGATTCAAATAGCTGAATGGCTGAAGCCCCAGAACGAATTTGTTCTTTAAGATAAACGACTGTTCCTTCTGTTAATTTCTTGAGCAAGGCATCGAATCTTTCAGGATATTGATAAAGAAAGGCCATCGTTTTTGGGAAGTCTTTAGAAGCTCCTCCATCTAAAAGATAGCTTGCCATGGTGAAAGGAGAGGCAGCAAAAGCGATTAAAGGGACTTTTAAACGTTTCACAAGATTTCTAATTGCGTCGAGAAGATAGGAAAATGTCTCTTGAGGATCTTTTGTGAAAATCAATTCTTGATGAGGAGAAAAAGAGATTTGTGGGCCAGGAGCGAAGTCATAAGAGATATTGAAACCATCTAATAGTGAAAGAATATCAGCAAAGAGAATCGCTGCATCTACTTTTAGTAAACTCGGTCCTAAAAGAGTTGCTTCGGTAATTGCTTCTGTATTGTGAAAAAAAGCTTTCAATGTTTGGGAGCCTTTCAGCTCTTTATATTG
This DNA window, taken from Chlamydia sp. 04-14, encodes the following:
- the hemN gene encoding oxygen-independent coproporphyrinogen III oxidase gives rise to the protein MFNVNFNFLEGLHQPAPRYTSYPTALEWKSSDANPAYLAFERLQEDDHPLSLYFHIPFCQSMCLYCGCSVVINRREDIVEDYISTLIKEMELVNTLLGGKRKTSRIHFGGGTPSRLSRTLFEKLFFHIHRLFDLSEVEEIAIEFDPRSLRNDSEKAEFIQSLGFNRVSLGIQDTQAAVQEAVRRRQSYEESLYAYEKFRELGFESINIDLIYGLPKQTKVTFSQTIADILKMRPDRLALFSFASVPWIKPHQKAMKESDMPSMEEKFAIYSYARHTLTKSGYQAIGLDHFSLPEDPLSIAFKNKTLIRNFQGYSLPPEEDLIGLGMTSTSFIRGIYLQNAKTLESYHEAILSGSLATIKSKILSEDDRIRKWVIHKLMCTFSVSKEEFSDLFGYHFDEYFSESQERIDGMATTGLIQNSSSFLTVTPLGELFVRVIATAFDAYFLKTVSSSPRFSRSI
- the hemE gene encoding uroporphyrinogen decarboxylase; this translates as MSGFYDVIKPKTTRPPVWFLRQVGRYMPQYKELKGSQTLKAFFHNTEAITEATLLGPSLLKVDAAILFADILSLLDGFNISYDFAPGPQISFSPHQELIFTKDPQETFSYLLDAIRNLVKRLKVPLIAFAASPFTMASYLLDGGASKDFPKTMAFLYQYPERFDALLKKLTEGTVVYLKEQIRSGASAIQLFESSSLRLPSQLFSQYVTAPNTQLISQLKRQVSSPISLFCRCFDENFLDLYSTGADTLHPDYHVNLNKIYKTVAHPGSLQGNIDPALFLLPQDELLAHLEKYLTTLKYQPNYIFNSGHGILPETPLENVQAAVLCLTSISTS